CGATGAAACTAGATACGAATTAATCGAACCacgtaattattttattattttatttcaattatttgACTGATTCACATCAATGGTTATTAATCTCCTAACAATTTGGAAGGATCTCAATTTGTTTTTCTTGTGAGCTGCTATATACTGTACTGTAACTTTTTTTTCATCCACCGcacccttttgacatttatgcccttctcattttatttttttcaaaaactcaatttttttttctctttttgtctcccaagcctaaaaacCCGAATTTGACAAAAATGGACCCAAGTATTTccgaagaccatgatttcgaacacgaAATAATCTtacgatataaatttaaattaaaaattcgttttttaaattttgattttttttaaggaataaGCTTAAACGGATGCGCCATCCGTTCCACCATCAGGTGGAACGAGCGCGGAACCCAGTTCCACCTTATGGTGGAACGGGTGCGCCATACTTTCCATCTGATGGTGGAACGGGTGCGCCATACTTATGGCACCTTACGGTGGAAAGTATGGCCGACGTCGTTGCCACCACAGGCGGAGCGAACAGTTCGTCCGTTCCGCCCATGGTGGCAACAGCGTCGGAGTTCcgtttaggcaaaaaaaaaaaaaacgggttccgcctccgatttcggaggcggaacccgtgatttcggacatattttaaaaaaaaaaaaacttatcggaAGGTTCATTAAGCCTTTTCTCCTTCCTTCCTTTGGCGGCATGTCGTTTTAGATCGGGTtttatgaaaagcttcaaatgctagagaggatttgggagtttttggttattggtttgaaattgtgaagagggcataaatgtcaaaagggtgCGGTAGAAAGTATAACctttgcggtatatagcaatagTCGCCTAATGTTGGTGTTGGGGAAATTAAGGGGTGAGTTGTGTAATGAGGGTAATAGAGAAAGTGTGATTTGGAGAATTTCGGAACTTTTGTGGGTTTTGTATTTGTTGTTCTGTTCTGTTTACTGTTAAAAGAAACAGTTGCATTGAATTTCAAATTATCAGAAAATTGTAGTGGTCCCAAAAATCTAGTATATGTGTTAATATTCATCTTCAGTTCTCAACCTATCTCTATACAAGTTACTCCAGAAAAGCAGTTAAGTTGGTCCAGACGAGGAAGCAACTGTATTCTAAAAGGGATAATCtgcaataaaaactaaaaaataataatttcaatgTTATGGAACCAATCCAATTCATATCTGACACACTCCCATATCCTGTAATTAAATCAATAAATTGAGTTCCAGGAATCAACCCTTGATCTCTTGATCAAATGggatttaataataataaataaattttaatacttaaaaataaatatttaacatataaatatatcaatttaataattaatattaatagagcGATCCGATCTATGATAATTTTATAAATCCCAAGCCTGTCCACAAAATAGACAGACTTTAACGAGCCTGGACCCGACGAGTCTAATGTCAATTTTCGTTATCCACATTCGGCCTAGGGGATGTGGGCCTGCGCAAAGCCAGATATGTACATGGCCCTGCAACATGTCTAATTTTTATCTCTAACTATAATCATACTCTACAGTCTTGAATTTCATTATGTCTCCTTCACCCGTGTGTTGTTAACAATCATCAACAACAGATCAAAGACATATACACGTGTTTCCAATCTAATGCAGAACACGATATACATTTTcttaactttaaaaaaaatgtgtaCATGTATCTTTAATATGTTACTGATTAGTGATAATACGGCATACATATTGACTgaagataacaagattcataacTACATAAAATACTTCGTTCATAATGATTGAAAATTGTTTGAACTTTCAAACACGAAGGTAAAATTGGACCAACTTGTaaatattagagataaaatcGCACCAATTTGgacattagaagtaaaattactaTTGACTGCTAATGTTGgccgtatttttttttttttttaccttatcCCATCCTGAAATAAATGAAACAAAAACCAAGCATTGTCATAAAGAAAATTGTATGAGACAGAAAGAGGGTCAAAATGACATAAACCAGAATTGGATTAAGGGTCAAAATGACCACTGAAGTTGGTAAAGCAATATCAGTATAGAGCGATTAAGTTTAGGTATCAAGTCAATCCTGAAATTGacaatatttgacaaattaggCCAAATACGATCAATTTCAATGCCtaaatttttgtttaatttggaCTACTTTGTCAAATATTTCAAACTTCAAGACTACGTTGATACCTAAATTTCGATTTGAGCAGAAATTATACCCATCTCAGGCCTATAACATTACTAGTGCAAAATCCTGCTTATTATAAAATCTGATATTCATATCCGATGTAGGTTGTTTTGCTAGGAGCACCCATGGAAATGTAGGGAAAGGGAAACAAATCCTGAAACAGTGGTTAATCCTTTCAagagtttatattttatatgCATCACTAAAACTTGTATCTAGAAGCAAGACAGAGAATCATTTACTAACGACTGAATGGCACTGCAATTATCAAATGCAAAACATTGTCATAATTCATGTTGATCCCACTCAACAATTCTTTATTTCTGCAATACCTATTTCATGAATCTAAAACTGCGCGTTCTTTAGTCATATAAGAAGGAACCAACTTAAGTTAATTTACAATAAGAGAACTTTGACCAATTCAAATTGTTATCCCACCTGAATGCATATGCAATGCACACATACACCACACTTACTCAGCGTATATATGTTGATAGTAAATTATCTTCACCTTCGGCAGGGCCGTTTCAGGTTTGCTACAGAGTACTTCTGATCATTTTCTAATGACTTTAAGCTAATTCCAACATAGCGAAAACCGCGTCACAATAATGAACCACAATTCATCAGCAATTAGTTATTCAATACACAATCACTGCCAGAGTAAACTCAACCAACTCGCCAAATAATTCAACAAGGGTGACCACCTCTACTAAGCAAGGAACATATAACCTAATTGCTCAATAGAGTTAATGAATCTTTCCAGAGCAGGAAAATGACATTTGAACACTTGTAAGTTGTAAACAATCAcatctatctatactatatcTAATTACAAAATAGAAACTTAAAACATCTACGTGCCACGATTTTGAAAGAGGAACCATAGAAGATAGAATTATTAATGTGCCCTCTTTATCTATTTATTATCAAGTAACAGCAtaatttctgttttcattttCCTATGGTTTCGTTCAAGCTAATAAGTAATGCATTATTATAAACTGTAGCATTCTTCAGTGTACCAAGACAACCACAACTTGGTGTGCGTAAGAATGGTAGAATGGTAACCAAACACAATAATAAGCTGAATGCCAACTGAAATGACTAAAAATAAACACATGCACTGAGTGAATTATTACCAATACAGGAATTACGATATCATAAATTGTTCTCAAGATTAGTACCACTTATACTTCATTCAAGTACTTATTTCATCTTGTACAACACTTGGATATTATTTGAATGCAATATATTTTGATATATACATGTTCAAACCTATACTTGTTAACAACCCAGCAAATGTGTGGCAGGCACATCTACGCTGGAAATAAGTTGTGCACATATAAACTAAAATTTGATATAATATGCCACACCAGAAACTTCATCACATACAAATAGCACCCTGGCACAAAATTCTTTCACATGTAATTTTCACAATTCAGATATTATTTCACATTGTACTAGCATATGGGTATCAAAAAACTTAAGTTGATACGTAAGATTCAAGAGCAAATCTTATTGTAATAAAACTATTTGACAAGCTTAAGCTCATAGATTAGATCAAGATTAGTTTTTCATGCCGTATCGGTAAGGTACAAGGATAGTTTTTATCTCTAACATGATAGAGCAGATATTGCTTTAAACACTAGAACTCAAGTGCCCATGTTGCATAGTATTATATCAAAGGTAAGCTGTTTAACAATTCAAGGGTGCCAAGCGGTTTATCTGTCATTAGTGAATCAAAAAGGACTTGCTTATCACAAAATGATATCTTTAGGCTTCAAAGTTGCAAGTTTTAGTATTGTAAAGATGGAGCATAAGGAAAAGACATCCAAATCAAGCTACTTCTAATGAACACAGAAATCATACCTAGTTCACAAGGATAACTGAATTTTACAGAGATTGAAGGGCAACAATCAGTGCTTCTTTAGGTTCTTACCCACTTTAGCCGATGACTTAGCTTCCATTAATCTCCACATATACCAAGACCCAACAGACCTATAAGGCCTCCACTTCTCACAAACTTGCTCCATTTGCAATGGTTGAGGCAATTCCTTAAGCCCATACAAACTCTGCACTCCTTTCCTCACCCCAAGATCACCTACCGGCAATACATCAGGCTTATGCAGTGaaaaaatcataaacatatgcaCAGACCAAACTCCAATCCCCTTAACTGCAGTAAGGCTAGTTAACAGCatttcatcattcatttcaagaATTGAAGAATCTGATAACGATCCAGTTCTATACTTATCTGCTAGATCGTGAAGGTAGCTCGCTTTCCGACCAGAAATCCCAATTTCTCGGAGCTGTTGAGCGGAGAGCGAGAGAACGTTCTCCGGCAGTACACCGGATTCGCCGCCGCATAGGGCGAGGAACC
The DNA window shown above is from Euphorbia lathyris chromosome 1, ddEupLath1.1, whole genome shotgun sequence and carries:
- the LOC136204869 gene encoding DNA-3-methyladenine glycosylase 1; translation: MPLTRSQSLNHPSTTNISVTSSSSSSKIPFRPQKIRKLTTSTSAANKTTIAVATATVIINPANTTISSPLYTIVKPLSLKGEIDLALDHLRNSDPLLVTLIDTHNPPKFDTSGPPFQSLARSILYQQLATNAAKSIYTRFLALCGGESGVLPENVLSLSAQQLREIGISGRKASYLHDLADKYRTGSLSDSSILEMNDEMLLTSLTAVKGIGVWSVHMFMIFSLHKPDVLPVGDLGVRKGVQSLYGLKELPQPLQMEQVCEKWRPYRSVGSWYMWRLMEAKSSAKVGKNLKKH